The Pygocentrus nattereri isolate fPygNat1 chromosome 1, fPygNat1.pri, whole genome shotgun sequence genome window below encodes:
- the LOC108414317 gene encoding uncharacterized protein LOC108414317, which yields MIKLRSSNVVVNNSNAAFIEPLQDGLNSIKKVCEALSEADVNAFSGQCSNYNYIREQIVQAQQSLERSEQAAATMLRSLDERIEILTQDEGKLEQEMTATQETLENLKIQQLSNEKLLSESKGALELAKTNLSTAREALQKLEERRDYAESVRNAGWGVTLIPIIGWIAGPIMIAVGEAEIAQATEAIEVAEKEVRASKKEKKKYKRKVSNYKSEISKTERNIKQKHKKAGRIHEEIGKVNQQRDTIAEFQEKVRSAVRVLSQMSGTSRVAEIQTRRFVLQEPVMKVMEDLMKAADRITENWLCLTDCKDENAGRARVPFLNWLYRLFSRNKRKRRTTLF from the exons ATGATCAAACTCCGTTCTTCTAA TGTTGTGGTAAACAACTCAAATGCAGCATTTATTGAGCCTCTACAGGATGGCCTAAACTCCATCAAGAAAGTCTGTGAGGCCCTCAGTGAAGCAGATGTAAATGCCTTTAGTGGGCAGTGCTCCAACTACAACTACATTAGAGAGCAGATTGTGCAGGCCCAGCAGAGCCTGGAGCGGTCAGAACAGGCAGCCGCTACAATGTTGAGGAGTCTGGATGAAAGAATTGAGATCCTTACACAGGATGAGGGAAAACTTGAACAAGAGATGACTGCTACACAAGAAACCTTAGAAAACCTGAAAATACAACAGTTGTCTAATGAAAAATTACTGAGTGAGTCGAAAGGTGCTCTGGAGCTGGCCAAAACAAATCTGAGCACAGCAAGAGAAGCACTTCAGAAACTGGAAGAAAGGAGAGACTATGCTGAGTCTGTGAGGAATGCTGGGTGGGGAGTGACATTAATACCCATAATCGGATGGATTGCTG GTCCCATCATGATTGCTGTTGGAGAAGCAGAAATAGCCCAAGCTACAGAAGCTATTGAAGTGGCTGAAAAGGAAGTGAGAGcatcaaagaaagaaaagaaaaaatacaaaagaaaagtCTCAAACTACAAGTCCGAGATTTCTAAAACTGAGCGcaacatcaaacaaaaacataaaaaggcaGGCCGGATCCATGAAGAGATTGGAAAAGTGAATCAACAGAGAGACACTATCGCTGAGTTCCAGGAGAAAGTGAGAAGTGCCGTCCGCGTCCTGAGTCAAATGAGTGGGACGTCCAGAGTGGCTGAGATTCAGACTCGCAGATTCGTCCTCCAGGAGCCAGTGATGAAGGTGATGGAGGATCTGATGAAGGCAGCTGATAGAATCACAGAGAACTGGCTTTGCTTAACTGACTGCAAAGATGAAAATGCAGGCAGGGCCCGTGTACCTTTCTTGAATTGGCTTTACCGTTTATTTTCCcgcaataaaagaaaaaggagaacaaccctattttaa
- the LOC119263686 gene encoding uncharacterized protein LOC119263686 — MSNLCSSGLLMKNSTVAFIELLEDGLNSIRRVHEVLIEGDVDPISGQCSNYNYIRKQIVQAKQSLERSEQVASTGLKYLDNNIEMLTQDAGKLEREISNTKQTLDNLKTKQKSNKKLLSGSKGALRQSRTNLSSTRARLQRQEVRKDNATTVRNVGLGVTLIPIVGWVVGPAMMIAGAIDMSQASDAIREAETEVRALENEVEKYKSKVLDYEAKILQNESDIKQKHYKEKQIHEEIRKVKQQREAVAEFQMKMRRAVFILSGLSGKARVAEIQTRKSILQEPVKKVIEDLMKAAEEITGKQLGFGACRPRQIHANEENQKQDALLSVCFLVYKCGLYFFFCKKYVRTLL, encoded by the exons ATGAGCAATCTGTGCTCTTCTGG TCTTTTGATGAAGAACTCAACTGTAGCATTTATTGAGCTTTTGGAAGATGGCCTCAACTCCATCAGGAGAGTACATGAGGTCCTCATTGAAGGAGATGTAGATCCCATTAGTGGGCAGTGCTCCAACTACAACTACATCAGAAAGCAGATTGTGCAGGCCAAGCAGAGCCTTGAGCGGTCAGAACAGGTGGCTAGTACAGGGCTGAAATATCTGGATAACAACATTGAGATGCTTACACAAGATGCAGGAAAACTTGAACGAGAGATaagcaacacaaaacaaaccTTAGACaatctgaaaacaaaacagaaatctAATAAAAAATTACTGAGTGGCTCTAAAGGTGCTCTGAGACAGTCCAGAACAAATCTGAGCTCAACAAGAGCCAGACTTCAGAGACAGGAAGTAAGGAAAGACAACGCTACGACTGTGAGGAATGTTGGACTGGGAGTGACATTAATACCAATAGTTGGATGGGTTGTTG GTCCTGCCATGATGATTGCTGGAGCAATAGATATGTCCCAAGCTTCAGATGCTATTAGAGAGGCTGAAACAGAAGTGAGAGCACTTGAGAATGAAGtggaaaaatacaaaagtaaAGTGTTGGACTATGAGGCTAAGATTTTGCAGAATGAGAGTGACATCAAGCAAAAACATTATAAGGAAAAGCAGATCCATGAAGAGATCCGGAAGGTGAAGCAACAGAGAGAGGCTGTAGCTGAGTTCCAGATGAAAATGAGAAGAGCTGTCTTCATCCTGAGTGGTCTAAGTGGGAAGGCCAGAGTGGCTGAGATTCAGACTCGCAAATCCATCCTCCAGGAACCAGTGAAGAAGGTGATAGAGGATCTGATGAAGGCCGCAGAAGAAATCACAGGGAAGCAGCTTGGCTTTGGTGCATGCAGACCAAGacagattcatgcaaatgagGAAAATCAAAAGCAGGATGCACTGctatctgtttgttttttagtttataaatgtggattatatttttttttttgcaagaaaTATGTGAGGACACTTCTTTGA